The proteins below come from a single uncultured Carboxylicivirga sp. genomic window:
- a CDS encoding CapA family protein, with protein MKSTFLLSLIFITNLFISNAQSQKQGLSFIGVGDMMLGTHFPSPQYLPPNNDPWPLLKEVQPIFAGADIVFGNLEGAFLDDGAVFKRCKDTTKCYAFKTPTSFAPALKKVGFNLLNLANNHIRDFGPAGLQKTTFILDSLQIPYAGLVTKPTDILEYEGYKIGLCGFAPNTGTVQIGDIPNAVRIVKELKAKCDYVVVSFHGGAEGKDHQHVNRQTEIFYGENRGNVYEFAHAMIDAGADIVFGHGPHVPRSIEIYNNRFIAYSLGNFCTYSRFNLTGANALTPVIQVWTNTDGSFVRGKIHSFRQIKGSGTFPDPSNQVLFKVRDLTRIDFPELNHRLIIDDDGDFYMPFDKPIKSLGFQTKNTSIKAPNLLSHVEVPIEAIDDRTSKRRKKK; from the coding sequence ATGAAATCGACCTTTCTTCTAAGCCTGATATTTATTACCAACCTATTCATATCAAACGCACAAAGCCAAAAACAAGGACTCTCGTTTATTGGTGTAGGTGATATGATGCTGGGCACACATTTTCCTTCGCCCCAATACCTACCGCCCAACAACGATCCATGGCCTTTATTAAAAGAAGTTCAACCTATTTTTGCAGGTGCCGACATTGTATTTGGTAACCTCGAAGGAGCTTTCTTGGATGATGGTGCTGTATTTAAACGATGCAAAGACACTACTAAATGCTATGCTTTTAAAACTCCAACATCATTTGCTCCGGCATTGAAAAAAGTAGGTTTTAATTTACTAAACCTGGCAAATAATCACATTCGGGATTTTGGCCCGGCAGGCTTGCAAAAAACAACTTTTATTTTGGATAGTCTTCAAATTCCGTATGCTGGGTTAGTTACCAAACCTACGGATATTTTAGAATACGAAGGATATAAAATAGGTTTATGTGGATTTGCCCCTAACACTGGAACAGTTCAAATTGGTGATATCCCCAATGCAGTAAGAATTGTTAAGGAACTTAAAGCCAAATGCGATTATGTGGTGGTTTCGTTTCACGGGGGAGCCGAAGGCAAAGATCACCAACACGTAAACCGACAAACAGAAATTTTCTATGGCGAAAACAGAGGCAATGTATATGAGTTTGCACATGCAATGATTGATGCCGGAGCTGATATTGTTTTCGGGCATGGTCCACATGTTCCGCGCTCCATCGAAATTTACAATAACCGATTTATTGCTTATAGCCTGGGCAACTTTTGTACTTATAGCCGCTTTAATTTAACAGGGGCAAATGCTTTAACTCCTGTTATTCAAGTATGGACTAATACAGATGGCTCATTCGTTAGAGGTAAAATTCATTCGTTTCGCCAGATCAAAGGTTCCGGTACTTTCCCTGATCCTTCTAATCAGGTATTATTTAAAGTAAGAGACCTAACAAGAATTGATTTCCCAGAATTAAATCATCGGCTAATAATTGATGATGATGGTGATTTCTACATGCCGTTCGATAAACCAATTAAGAGCCTCGGTTTTCAAACAAAAAACACCAGCATTAAAGCACCTAATCTATTATCACATGTAGAAGTTCCAATTGAAGCAATTGATGATAGAACATCAAAACGTAGAAAAAAGAAATAA